In Parasphingorhabdus halotolerans, a single window of DNA contains:
- a CDS encoding DUF11 domain-containing protein, whose product MVPLTKYIKPVGLAVAATTLAVPASMAIAQVEFAQEQPQGPEFADNQPQSFPLISNIAEAAWDIGDQRRQKPSNRVDIQVVAPPFEPPQITIYHFDNPPGAEQVRIPGTICRGSGGNVPVELAGVFSGLSTSPASLMPTTKIRAGEPLVVSILAPNKNLNSSAIDNFDIVLTTPSGDREVINIVETEVNSGRFVGMINTAAVPPVPVKGDCVLSVRPGDTLDIGIDEISGNPLGSVEIGILIDPFGETFDSGDGAPVSGTRVTLIDNATGRPADVFGDDGVSVFPSTVISGGTVTDSGGNVYNFTEGFYRFPFARPGQYRLLVEPPQPYTAPSAATPAQLTGFRRTDGLPFTIVDGSYGGIITLDDPAPVRVDVPLDRPGVPLLITKSASNAIVVPGDALQYTIEVRNADPVRNTGDIIIEDQLPNAMRLRIDTVRYNGSLIAPVVQPNGQNFSVTVPPLAPAGRGILTYLAEVRQDAQPGDAVNTAQARDSRGATSPITDAAVRIERDGISERFTIIGRITDGGCSVDPREANGIGGVRVMMQDGTYTVTDRDGRYHFEGIRPGLHVVQVDPTSFPADRAPIDCAQNTRAAGSAISRFVEGRGGALKRADFRAEKTAPRETAEINTYQRPEVLTDPEAAGAGREWVANQAPGIEWLFPAEDHNRGLKPFVLL is encoded by the coding sequence ATGGTCCCATTAACCAAATATATTAAGCCGGTCGGCTTAGCTGTTGCTGCAACCACACTCGCTGTGCCTGCCTCTATGGCGATCGCGCAGGTCGAGTTTGCGCAAGAGCAGCCTCAGGGCCCGGAATTTGCGGATAATCAGCCGCAATCCTTCCCGTTGATCAGCAATATCGCTGAAGCGGCATGGGATATTGGCGACCAAAGACGGCAAAAACCATCCAACAGGGTGGATATTCAAGTTGTGGCACCGCCGTTTGAGCCACCACAAATCACAATTTATCATTTCGACAATCCGCCAGGCGCGGAACAAGTCCGCATTCCAGGTACAATCTGCAGAGGCTCCGGAGGCAATGTCCCCGTTGAGCTCGCAGGCGTATTCTCAGGCCTTAGCACCAGCCCGGCATCACTTATGCCGACGACGAAAATCCGCGCTGGTGAGCCACTAGTCGTTTCAATTCTTGCCCCAAACAAGAATTTGAACAGTTCCGCTATCGATAACTTCGATATTGTCCTCACAACGCCGTCTGGCGACCGTGAGGTGATCAATATCGTTGAAACCGAGGTCAATAGCGGGCGTTTCGTTGGTATGATCAACACCGCTGCGGTTCCCCCGGTACCAGTGAAGGGCGATTGTGTCCTTTCTGTTCGCCCTGGCGACACGTTAGACATCGGAATTGATGAAATCAGCGGCAATCCACTCGGTAGTGTAGAAATCGGGATCCTTATCGATCCCTTCGGTGAAACCTTTGACAGCGGCGATGGCGCTCCTGTTTCGGGCACGCGCGTGACGTTGATTGACAATGCAACCGGCAGGCCGGCTGATGTTTTCGGCGATGACGGGGTATCGGTGTTCCCAAGCACCGTGATTTCCGGCGGAACCGTGACCGATAGCGGCGGCAACGTGTATAACTTCACCGAAGGCTTCTACCGCTTCCCGTTTGCGCGCCCGGGACAGTACCGGCTGCTTGTCGAGCCGCCCCAGCCCTATACCGCACCATCAGCGGCTACACCGGCGCAACTTACCGGTTTCCGCAGAACAGACGGACTCCCGTTCACCATTGTGGATGGATCATATGGCGGTATCATTACTCTGGATGACCCAGCGCCAGTGCGCGTGGATGTTCCCCTGGATCGACCGGGAGTACCGCTTCTGATCACCAAATCGGCGTCCAACGCCATAGTTGTGCCTGGTGATGCTCTCCAATATACAATCGAGGTCCGCAATGCTGATCCGGTGCGCAACACCGGCGATATCATTATTGAAGACCAGTTACCCAACGCCATGCGCTTACGCATTGACACCGTTCGCTACAATGGATCGCTGATCGCGCCTGTCGTGCAGCCAAACGGCCAAAATTTCTCAGTAACAGTACCGCCGCTTGCTCCGGCAGGTCGCGGAATTCTGACGTATCTGGCTGAAGTGCGTCAGGATGCGCAGCCTGGCGACGCGGTTAATACCGCTCAAGCGCGCGATAGTCGCGGAGCCACCAGTCCGATAACGGATGCAGCCGTGCGCATTGAACGCGACGGGATATCCGAGCGCTTCACAATTATCGGTCGCATAACCGATGGCGGCTGTAGCGTTGACCCCCGCGAAGCCAACGGCATTGGCGGCGTCCGCGTGATGATGCAGGACGGCACCTACACGGTTACTGACCGGGATGGTCGCTATCATTTTGAAGGCATTAGGCCCGGTCTGCATGTTGTGCAGGTCGACCCCACCAGCTTTCCAGCCGATCGCGCTCCGATTGATTGTGCGCAAAACACGCGCGCAGCCGGCAGCGCCATCTCGCGCTTTGTTGAAGGCCGCGGCGGCGCACTAAAACGGGCTGATTTCCGGGCCGAGAAGACTGCCCCGCGCGAAACAGCCGAGATCAACACCTATCAGCGACCTGAAGTTCTCACGGACCCGGAAGCCGCTGGTGCCGGCCGCGAGTGGGTCGCAAACCAGGCACCTGGTATTGAATGGCTATTTCCCGCTGAAGACCATAACCGAGGGTTAAAGCCATTCGTGTTGCTATAA
- a CDS encoding DUF11 domain-containing protein: protein MTEPEKTFAYRCGVRKTFALIAGVSSLALGATSAHAAGTLAGTDIINIAKATYDGPDGPVEVDSNPVTIKVDELLDVTVVSSDPGDIATDPAATAQVTTYQVTNTGNGEEAFTLTADTAKGGDEFDTVFEQIVLDTNGNGVYDPGVDTIYTAGANDPVLKPDESVTVFILSTIPADAADGERAEIELSAVAVTGSGVPGTTFAGAGDGGGDAVVGSTGADDEDSGFFVIQAAKITLVKSATVVDPFGGDQPVPGSTITYQLVATITGTGSLSNLAIADDVPADTTYVAESITLEGAGLSDAADADAGAFTSNAIGVALGTVPGGQTRTVTFKVTIN, encoded by the coding sequence ATGACCGAACCAGAAAAAACTTTCGCATACCGTTGTGGCGTACGCAAAACATTCGCGCTCATAGCAGGTGTTTCATCGCTCGCTCTCGGTGCAACCAGCGCACATGCTGCGGGCACTTTGGCAGGCACAGACATCATCAATATCGCCAAAGCGACTTATGATGGCCCCGATGGTCCGGTCGAAGTCGATTCAAACCCGGTTACGATCAAAGTAGACGAGTTGCTCGATGTTACCGTCGTCTCATCTGATCCAGGTGATATTGCAACAGATCCGGCGGCAACAGCCCAGGTCACAACTTATCAAGTGACAAACACCGGTAACGGGGAAGAAGCCTTCACGCTCACCGCAGATACGGCGAAAGGCGGAGACGAGTTTGACACCGTATTTGAACAAATCGTTCTCGATACCAATGGCAACGGCGTTTACGATCCGGGTGTCGACACGATTTATACAGCCGGCGCCAACGATCCGGTATTGAAGCCTGATGAAAGTGTCACCGTGTTCATTCTTTCAACCATTCCCGCAGACGCAGCTGACGGCGAACGGGCAGAAATTGAACTGTCAGCAGTTGCAGTAACGGGAAGCGGCGTTCCAGGAACCACCTTTGCCGGCGCTGGTGATGGCGGCGGTGATGCGGTTGTCGGCTCTACCGGTGCAGATGATGAAGACAGCGGCTTCTTCGTTATTCAGGCCGCCAAAATTACATTGGTTAAAAGCGCTACGGTGGTCGATCCGTTCGGCGGTGATCAGCCAGTTCCCGGATCCACGATAACCTATCAACTGGTAGCAACCATTACCGGAACCGGTAGCCTCAGCAATCTGGCCATCGCCGATGACGTTCCCGCTGACACTACATATGTCGCCGAGAGCATCACGCTGGAAGGTGCAGGACTGTCTGACGCCGCAGATGCCGATGCAGGGGCTTTCACCAGCAACGCAATAGGCGTGGCTCTGGGCACCGTACCGGGCGGTCAAACACGGACCGTCACCTTCAAAGTTACGATAAATTAG
- a CDS encoding DUF2842 domain-containing protein has translation MTANSDNKKPDQPSWRKPVGMLFIVFLILLWCGISVTFIDEISQLNFWLQLPIYIILGIAWIFPVKPLLLWMNTGKFRQ, from the coding sequence ATGACAGCAAATTCCGACAATAAAAAACCCGACCAACCCAGCTGGCGCAAGCCCGTTGGCATGCTCTTCATAGTTTTTCTGATCTTGCTGTGGTGCGGGATATCCGTAACCTTTATCGACGAAATCAGTCAGCTCAATTTCTGGCTGCAGCTGCCGATTTACATCATTTTGGGAATCGCGTGGATATTCCCGGTTAAACCGTTGTTGCTTTGGATGAATACCGGAAAATTCCGCCAATAA
- a CDS encoding 5-formyltetrahydrofolate cyclo-ligase encodes MVPSLLIKKDNFLSSLSENKKKLRKEYQRKRNAFVGQLDAATRNLAFRRPPSPLMRLIEQSEIIALYHSIGSEAPTTKLTEYLLEIGKIICFPIVQGNTSLDFRVVSNMELFENGFRDIPEPTQDNPTAKPDLIIAPMVAFDRSLMRLGQGGGHYDRTFEKYPDAARIGMAWSVQECTNIPVEAHDVPLQMIITECEIIQ; translated from the coding sequence ATGGTCCCGTCACTTCTTATTAAGAAAGATAATTTTTTGAGTAGTTTATCAGAAAATAAGAAGAAACTACGTAAAGAGTATCAACGAAAACGAAACGCGTTCGTCGGGCAGCTGGATGCAGCCACACGCAATCTGGCATTCCGGCGTCCACCTTCGCCTCTCATGCGTCTTATCGAACAGAGTGAGATCATAGCGCTTTACCACAGCATCGGCAGCGAAGCGCCGACCACGAAACTGACAGAATATTTGTTGGAAATAGGGAAAATTATTTGTTTTCCAATTGTTCAGGGGAATACTTCTCTAGACTTTAGAGTAGTTTCAAACATGGAATTGTTCGAAAATGGCTTTCGGGATATCCCCGAACCAACCCAAGACAATCCAACCGCAAAGCCGGACCTGATTATTGCCCCGATGGTCGCATTTGATCGCTCGCTGATGCGACTTGGACAAGGCGGCGGGCATTATGACCGGACTTTCGAGAAATATCCCGACGCAGCGCGGATTGGTATGGCCTGGTCGGTCCAGGAATGCACAAATATTCCAGTTGAAGCTCATGATGTGCCTTTACAGATGATCATCACTGAATGCGAGATAATTCAATAG
- a CDS encoding cell division protein ZapA, protein MAQVKLEIGGRSFMVTCQDGEEDHLTKLSTMVSEKAAEAGDPAGLTESRMLLFTSLLLADELHSANKADKSAAIAPATPAPTSGGADEKSIAALEKLADRAESLANSLEA, encoded by the coding sequence ATGGCACAGGTTAAATTGGAAATCGGCGGCCGCTCCTTCATGGTCACTTGTCAGGATGGAGAAGAAGATCATCTTACCAAATTGAGCACGATGGTAAGCGAAAAGGCGGCTGAGGCTGGTGATCCGGCCGGTTTAACAGAAAGCCGGATGCTGTTGTTCACATCGCTGTTACTCGCTGATGAACTCCACAGCGCTAATAAAGCCGACAAATCTGCCGCCATTGCGCCAGCAACCCCTGCACCAACGAGCGGCGGCGCAGACGAGAAGTCAATCGCAGCGCTGGAGAAATTGGCCGATCGGGCAGAATCTCTGGCGAATAGCCTTGAGGCTTAG
- the tkt gene encoding transketolase encodes MIVAEKTSLKTMANAIRALSMDAVQAANSGHPGMPMGMADVATVLFSDFLKYDPKAPKWADRDRFVLSAGHGSMLIYSLLHLTGYERPTMQDIKDFRQITSPCAGHPENFKLEGVEATTGPLGQGFAMAVGMAIAERHLNAHFGSDLVDHKTWVIAGDGCLMEGINHEAVGLAGHLGLGRLNVLWDDNGITIDGGTELSTSEDIPARYKASGWHVVSCDGHDFDDIRKALREAENDPRPSLIACKTIIGYGAPTKQGTSATHGAPLGDEEITGTRAALDWDEEPFVIQEDVLASWRRLGEKGAAERDAWNVRLQNSSEAAEFERRMSGALPVGNAMKEYLEGLAADQPKVATRKASEMALGAITAVIPEMIGGSADLTGSNNTKTSSTKPLTKDDYSGRYIYYGIREFGMAAAMNGMALHGGIIPYGGTFLVFTDYCRGAMRLSAIQNTRTIYVMTHDSIGLGEDGPTHQPIEHLQSLRAMPNMLVMRPADAIETAECWAIALKNENGPSTLALTRQGLPSLRHDVSVNLCEKGAYLLKAADGKKSVTLIATGSEVSLAMDVAAQLEANGQGADVVSMPSIELFDVQPDAYKNQLLGGDEILRVSIEAGTTFGWERYTGLAGLRFGIDSFGASAPIDELYAHFGLTADAITPQILAKLS; translated from the coding sequence ATGATCGTTGCTGAAAAGACATCGCTGAAAACCATGGCCAATGCTATCAGGGCGCTCTCCATGGATGCAGTGCAGGCAGCCAATAGCGGCCATCCCGGAATGCCGATGGGAATGGCCGATGTTGCGACGGTTTTGTTCAGTGATTTCCTTAAATATGATCCAAAAGCACCAAAATGGGCTGATAGAGACCGCTTCGTGCTCTCTGCGGGTCATGGGTCTATGCTGATCTATTCGCTACTGCATTTGACCGGTTACGAGCGACCGACGATGCAGGATATCAAGGATTTCCGGCAGATTACTTCGCCTTGCGCCGGCCACCCTGAAAATTTCAAGTTGGAGGGTGTGGAGGCTACAACAGGGCCGTTGGGGCAGGGTTTCGCCATGGCTGTGGGTATGGCAATCGCTGAACGGCACTTAAACGCGCATTTTGGAAGTGACCTCGTAGATCATAAAACCTGGGTGATAGCTGGAGATGGCTGCCTGATGGAGGGCATCAACCACGAAGCGGTTGGTTTAGCAGGGCATTTGGGCCTCGGGCGGCTCAATGTGCTGTGGGATGATAACGGCATCACCATTGATGGCGGGACGGAATTATCGACCAGCGAGGATATTCCGGCGCGCTACAAAGCTTCCGGTTGGCATGTTGTGTCGTGTGACGGTCATGACTTTGATGATATCCGCAAAGCTCTGCGCGAAGCGGAAAATGATCCGCGCCCATCACTGATCGCTTGCAAAACTATCATAGGTTACGGCGCTCCGACCAAGCAGGGGACCTCCGCTACCCATGGCGCACCGCTCGGTGATGAAGAAATTACCGGAACCCGGGCTGCACTGGATTGGGATGAAGAACCCTTTGTAATTCAGGAGGATGTGCTGGCGTCATGGCGGCGGCTTGGTGAGAAAGGTGCCGCTGAAAGAGACGCCTGGAATGTCAGACTTCAGAACAGTTCTGAAGCTGCTGAATTTGAACGGCGGATGTCTGGAGCGCTGCCAGTCGGTAACGCAATGAAGGAATATCTGGAAGGATTGGCGGCAGATCAACCGAAGGTCGCAACCCGCAAGGCTTCGGAAATGGCATTGGGAGCGATAACCGCAGTTATCCCGGAAATGATCGGCGGCAGCGCGGATCTTACAGGTTCAAACAATACCAAAACTTCCTCCACCAAGCCTTTGACTAAAGATGATTATTCTGGGCGCTACATTTATTACGGCATCCGGGAATTTGGCATGGCTGCCGCGATGAACGGAATGGCATTGCATGGCGGGATCATTCCTTACGGCGGTACTTTTCTGGTGTTTACCGATTATTGCCGCGGCGCGATGCGGCTTTCTGCCATTCAGAACACCCGAACGATTTATGTGATGACCCACGACAGCATCGGGCTGGGCGAAGACGGGCCAACCCATCAACCAATCGAGCATCTGCAAAGCCTGCGCGCGATGCCCAATATGCTGGTCATGCGTCCTGCCGATGCAATTGAAACAGCCGAATGCTGGGCGATTGCGTTGAAGAACGAAAATGGACCGTCAACGCTGGCATTGACCCGGCAGGGCCTCCCGTCGCTCCGCCATGACGTCAGCGTAAATCTTTGTGAAAAAGGGGCTTATCTCCTGAAAGCGGCGGATGGTAAAAAATCAGTTACCTTGATTGCTACCGGCTCTGAAGTCTCGCTGGCGATGGATGTTGCGGCGCAACTGGAAGCAAACGGACAGGGCGCAGATGTCGTCTCCATGCCTTCCATCGAACTCTTTGATGTGCAACCAGACGCATATAAAAATCAACTGCTGGGCGGAGACGAAATCCTTCGCGTTTCCATCGAGGCTGGCACAACATTCGGATGGGAACGCTATACCGGCCTTGCAGGGCTGCGTTTCGGCATCGACAGTTTTGGTGCTTCGGCACCGATTGACGAACTTTATGCGCATTTCGGTCTGACCGCAGATGCGATCACGCCGCAAATTTTGGCAAAACTAAGCTAA
- the gap gene encoding type I glyceraldehyde-3-phosphate dehydrogenase, with product MTKVAINGFGRIGRLVARAILERDDDDFELVAINDLADADANALLFGYDSVHGRFPGEVSAHGDHIMVNGKKIAVTSERNPGDLPHRKMGIDIVLECTGFFQSVEAAQPHIDAGAKRVLISAPAKGDLKTVVFGVNHDVLTSSDVIVSNASCTTNCLAPVAKVLNDLVGIERGFMTTIHSYTNDQRMLDQIHSDMRRARAGAVNMIPTTTGAARAVGLVLPELNGKLDGSSVRVPTPNVSLVDLVFTPGRDTSVEEVNGALKAAADGPMKGVLVFEDKPLVSSDFNHQPASSSVDSLETTVMDGKLVRVVSWYDNEWGFSNRMIDTAKVMAGLL from the coding sequence ATGACAAAAGTAGCAATTAATGGTTTTGGTCGCATCGGTCGCCTGGTCGCACGTGCAATCCTCGAGCGCGATGATGATGATTTCGAGTTGGTCGCGATCAACGATCTCGCCGATGCGGACGCCAATGCGCTACTTTTCGGCTATGATAGCGTTCATGGACGTTTCCCTGGTGAAGTCTCTGCGCATGGTGATCATATCATGGTCAATGGCAAGAAAATCGCGGTCACCTCAGAGCGTAACCCTGGCGATTTGCCGCACCGCAAAATGGGTATTGATATTGTTCTGGAATGCACCGGCTTCTTCCAGTCGGTTGAGGCAGCGCAACCGCACATTGATGCTGGTGCAAAGCGAGTTTTGATTTCCGCACCGGCCAAAGGTGATCTCAAAACAGTCGTCTTTGGCGTGAATCATGATGTCTTGACGTCATCGGATGTCATTGTTTCCAATGCATCTTGTACCACAAACTGCCTTGCGCCGGTGGCCAAGGTGCTCAACGATCTGGTTGGCATCGAACGCGGTTTTATGACCACGATCCACAGCTATACCAATGACCAGCGCATGCTGGACCAAATTCACAGCGACATGCGCCGGGCACGGGCAGGCGCCGTGAACATGATCCCGACCACCACAGGTGCTGCACGCGCCGTTGGCCTGGTTCTGCCAGAGCTCAACGGCAAGCTGGATGGTTCTTCCGTTCGCGTGCCTACGCCGAATGTTAGCTTGGTTGATCTGGTTTTCACGCCGGGACGCGATACCAGCGTTGAAGAAGTCAATGGTGCGCTGAAAGCCGCGGCCGACGGGCCGATGAAGGGCGTATTGGTTTTTGAAGACAAGCCTTTGGTTTCCAGCGATTTTAACCATCAGCCCGCGAGCAGCTCGGTCGATAGCCTTGAAACAACGGTGATGGACGGCAAGCTGGTTCGTGTGGTCAGCTGGTATGACAACGAGTGGGGTTTCTCGAACCGGATGATCGACACAGCGAAAGTGATGGCAGGTTTGCTCTAA